One stretch of Pseudoalteromonas shioyasakiensis DNA includes these proteins:
- a CDS encoding carboxypeptidase family protein: MKITSNFDSGNIKVIEAVDPLNIQLEINKDNQSDFFQWFHFRLETTAFQNHKLHINNLENSAYPDGWEGYHTVASYDRQTWFRVPSEYANGTLSFEVEPECSSMYFAYFAPYSYDRHLDLLAWAQSQHACELETLGETLDGRDMSVLRVGIPSSEKKKIWITARQHPGETMAEWYVEGLLHKLLDDEDPHAAALLSKAVFYIVPNMNPDGSVRGHLRTNAKGVNLNREWQTPSMENSPEVFLVLNKMRETGLDMHLDIHGDEAIPYNFVAGSEGIPGYDDRLKELEDSFKAALLTVTPEFQDEHGYPKDEPGQANLTVGSSAVAYEFNALAYTVEMPFKDNDDLPDPDYGWSDRRSYQFGQDTLAAIVNVVDKLR; encoded by the coding sequence ATGAAAATCACCAGCAATTTTGATAGTGGTAATATCAAGGTTATTGAAGCCGTTGATCCACTGAACATTCAATTAGAAATTAATAAAGACAATCAGTCTGATTTTTTCCAGTGGTTTCACTTTCGTCTTGAAACAACTGCGTTTCAAAACCATAAATTACATATTAATAATCTAGAAAATTCAGCCTATCCTGATGGCTGGGAGGGTTATCACACGGTTGCATCATACGACCGTCAAACGTGGTTCCGTGTTCCGTCTGAGTACGCAAACGGCACACTATCATTTGAAGTTGAGCCTGAGTGTAGCAGTATGTATTTTGCTTACTTTGCACCTTACAGCTATGACCGTCACTTAGATTTACTTGCATGGGCACAAAGCCAGCATGCGTGTGAATTAGAAACATTAGGTGAAACACTTGATGGTCGTGACATGAGTGTATTACGTGTGGGTATTCCTAGCAGTGAGAAGAAGAAAATCTGGATCACGGCGCGTCAACACCCAGGCGAAACAATGGCAGAGTGGTATGTTGAAGGATTGCTTCATAAATTACTTGATGATGAAGACCCACATGCAGCTGCGTTACTATCTAAAGCAGTATTCTACATCGTGCCAAATATGAACCCAGATGGCAGTGTGCGTGGTCACCTACGTACTAACGCTAAAGGTGTCAATTTGAACCGTGAATGGCAAACACCGAGCATGGAAAATAGCCCTGAAGTATTCTTAGTGCTTAACAAAATGCGTGAAACGGGTCTTGATATGCACTTAGATATTCATGGTGACGAAGCAATTCCTTATAACTTTGTTGCGGGTAGTGAAGGTATCCCAGGCTACGATGATCGCTTAAAAGAGTTAGAAGATAGCTTTAAAGCTGCGCTTTTAACTGTGACGCCTGAGTTCCAAGACGAACATGGTTATCCAAAAGATGAGCCGGGCCAGGCTAACTTAACTGTCGGTTCTTCTGCTGTCGCGTATGAATTTAATGCATTAGCTTACACGGTAGAGATGCCATTTAAAGATAACGATGATTTACCAGATCCAGATTACGGCTGGTCAGATCGTCGCTCGTATCAATTTGGTCAAGATACGTTAGCGGCTATCGTTAACGTGGTTGATAAATTAAGATAA
- a CDS encoding alanine:cation symporter family protein, producing the protein MEALVSAVNDIIWSSALIYLCLGAGLFYSVLTRFAQVRHFKEMCKLLLSSNNSDTGISSFQALAVSLSGRVGVGNIAGVAAAIGFGGPGAIFWMWIVAFLGASTAYAESTLGQIYKSEEDGQYRGGPAYYFDRCLQQKWLAVLFAVSAIIACGVFLPGVQANAVGNAFTQVFGEGTLVSTSFGEVGSFKLVALAIILIVLAFIIFGGIKRIANFTQIVVPFMALGYIVLALIVVFLNLGKVPGIFSMILSDAFTAQAGFGAAIGWGVKRGIYSNEAGQGTGPHAASAAEVDHPAQQGLVQAFSVYVDTIFVCTATALMILITKQYNIVGELPAGQFIVQNVDAATEVGSAAFTQMALFSVFGGFGEAFVGIALFFFAFTTILAYYYIAETNVAYLNRYFKGNIPLVIVKLVIMFMVAYGMVNSSGYIWNIGDIGVGLMAWINIVGILAIFFVAKPALSCLRDYEDQKKAGGEITFDPVKLGIKNAAFWEKRLAEKAKQKQ; encoded by the coding sequence ATGGAAGCTTTAGTAAGCGCCGTTAATGACATAATTTGGAGTAGTGCACTCATTTATTTATGTCTAGGTGCAGGTCTGTTTTATTCCGTTTTAACCCGATTCGCACAAGTTAGACATTTCAAAGAAATGTGTAAATTATTGCTAAGCTCAAATAATTCAGATACGGGTATTTCTTCATTTCAAGCGCTAGCTGTATCGTTATCTGGCCGTGTAGGTGTAGGTAATATTGCTGGGGTTGCTGCAGCAATTGGCTTTGGTGGTCCAGGTGCGATTTTCTGGATGTGGATTGTTGCGTTTTTAGGCGCAAGTACTGCGTATGCAGAGTCAACACTTGGTCAGATTTATAAATCAGAAGAAGACGGCCAATATCGTGGTGGTCCTGCATATTACTTCGACCGTTGCTTACAACAAAAGTGGCTAGCCGTATTATTCGCGGTATCAGCGATTATCGCCTGTGGTGTATTCCTTCCAGGCGTTCAAGCTAATGCGGTAGGTAATGCATTCACTCAAGTTTTCGGTGAAGGTACACTGGTTAGCACCAGTTTTGGTGAAGTAGGTAGCTTCAAGTTAGTAGCCCTTGCAATCATCTTAATTGTGCTGGCATTTATTATCTTTGGCGGTATTAAACGTATCGCAAACTTCACCCAAATTGTAGTGCCGTTTATGGCGTTAGGTTACATCGTTTTAGCTTTAATAGTGGTGTTCTTAAACCTAGGTAAAGTACCGGGTATTTTCTCAATGATTTTATCTGATGCCTTCACAGCTCAAGCTGGCTTTGGCGCAGCAATTGGTTGGGGTGTTAAACGTGGTATTTACTCAAATGAGGCAGGTCAAGGTACCGGCCCACATGCAGCATCAGCTGCTGAAGTAGATCACCCAGCACAACAAGGCTTAGTACAAGCATTCTCTGTTTATGTTGATACTATCTTTGTATGTACAGCAACAGCGCTAATGATTCTAATCACTAAACAATACAACATTGTTGGTGAGTTACCTGCAGGTCAATTCATTGTTCAAAACGTTGATGCTGCAACTGAAGTAGGCTCTGCTGCTTTCACGCAAATGGCATTATTTAGTGTATTCGGTGGCTTTGGCGAAGCATTTGTTGGTATTGCTTTATTCTTCTTCGCATTTACCACAATTCTTGCTTATTACTATATTGCTGAAACCAATGTTGCTTATTTAAACCGTTATTTCAAAGGCAATATTCCGTTAGTTATCGTAAAGCTAGTTATTATGTTTATGGTGGCTTATGGGATGGTGAATAGCTCAGGCTATATCTGGAATATTGGTGATATAGGTGTTGGTTTAATGGCGTGGATCAATATTGTTGGTATCTTGGCTATTTTCTTTGTCGCTAAACCTGCTCTTAGTTGTTTACGTGATTATGAAGACCAAAAGAAAGCCGGTGGTGAAATCACTTTTGACCCAGTTAAATTAGGCATTAAAAATGCTGCTTTCTGGGAAAAGCGTCTAGCTGAAAAGGCGAAACAGAAACAATAA
- a CDS encoding DUF1315 family protein: protein MNIDHIVKNITPEVFERLQYGASTGKWPDGTPLSEEQKQQTVQLVMLYQAKVSQSNEQFTIGANGEMVQKSKAQLQKEFASENEIARFSENDL from the coding sequence ATGAATATTGATCATATCGTTAAAAATATCACCCCAGAAGTATTTGAACGTCTTCAGTATGGTGCCTCAACCGGTAAGTGGCCTGATGGCACGCCTTTGTCTGAAGAGCAAAAACAACAAACCGTTCAACTCGTGATGCTTTATCAAGCTAAAGTTTCGCAAAGCAATGAGCAGTTTACCATTGGCGCAAATGGTGAAATGGTGCAAAAGAGCAAAGCTCAATTGCAAAAAGAATTCGCATCAGAAAATGAAATAGCTAGGTTTAGTGAAAATGATCTTTAA